In one window of Lentimicrobiaceae bacterium DNA:
- a CDS encoding carboxypeptidase-like regulatory domain-containing protein translates to MKKMLAFASFLILMLLASNSSFAQGRGKVIQFSGIIVDSDSLKPIPFTHISVKNSYRGTTSDYYGFFSIVVRHYDTLVFSAVGYKKVNYTIPDTLSVNRYSVIQVMTRDTITLAPTVIYPWPTKEQFKNTFLTKEIPLDDIEIAKRNIAVMEMKESVGRNYDPQKFGYTAQQSYTHHMNTFADQLYYKGQLMPNNLLNPIAWAKFIKAWKNGEFKRKK, encoded by the coding sequence ATGAAAAAAATGTTGGCGTTTGCTTCTTTTTTAATTCTTATGCTTCTTGCAAGCAACTCTTCGTTTGCACAAGGCAGAGGAAAAGTCATACAATTTTCGGGAATAATTGTCGATTCCGACAGCCTTAAACCTATACCTTTTACTCATATTAGCGTTAAAAACAGCTACAGGGGCACTACCAGCGACTATTACGGTTTTTTTTCAATAGTTGTTAGGCACTACGATACATTGGTGTTTTCGGCTGTTGGTTACAAAAAAGTAAATTATACCATTCCCGACACTTTGTCGGTTAATAGGTACTCTGTCATACAAGTTATGACACGCGATACAATTACTTTGGCTCCTACAGTTATTTACCCTTGGCCCACAAAGGAACAATTTAAAAACACCTTCCTAACCAAAGAAATACCTTTAGACGATATTGAAATTGCAAAACGCAATATTGCGGTTATGGAAATGAAGGAAAGTGTGGGTAGAAACTACGACCCGCAAAAATTCGGATATACCGCACAGCAAAGCTATACACATCATATGAACACGTTTGCCGACCAACTTTATTACAAAGGTCAACTTATGCCCAACAACCTGCTAAATCCCATTGCTTGGGCTAAATTTATTAAAGCGTGGAAAAACGGCGAGTTTAAACGAAAGAAATAA
- the argS gene encoding arginine--tRNA ligase, protein MEYKLKLDIVNGLNSLYNIQIDISEISLQYTKAEFAGDFTFVVFPFVKSAKKSPEIIGNELGNYIREHNSDVLNFNVVKGFLNIEMTVGTWVDFINTKVKTESYLPTDLFSNSNPIVVEFSSPNTNKPLHLGHIRNNLLGDSLSRIYEAVGHKVVRVNLVNDRGIHICKSMLAWLKWGNGETPETSGIKGDHLVGKYYVLFDQEYKLQIGKLVSEGSSPEDAEKNAPIILEAQEMLRKWENNDKEVRELWQTMNSWVYEGFETTYKTMNIGFDKTYYESETYLLGKEIIEKGLSDGVFHKRPDGSVWIDLQDENLDEKLLLRSDGTSVYMTQDIGTALQRHDEYNPEKLIYVVGNEQEYHFQVLKVILKKLGYQWWQKIEHFSYGMVELPAGKMKSREGTVVDADDLMDEMFATAEQTAAELGKADFESEEVAQEHYKMIGLAALKYFILKVDPRKNMLFNPAESIDFNGNTGTFIQYTHARIRSVLRKSEIDVSSLKVKDIESFAEIEKRLLIKVYDFPTTVKLSALQQSPALICNYAYDLASTYNQFYHECNILREQNESVMEFRLVISHCVAQTIKQAMNLLGIDVPEQM, encoded by the coding sequence ATGGAATATAAGTTAAAGTTAGACATAGTTAACGGTCTGAATAGCCTATACAATATACAAATCGATATTTCGGAAATTTCGCTTCAATATACCAAAGCAGAATTTGCAGGCGATTTTACTTTTGTGGTATTCCCTTTTGTAAAATCAGCAAAAAAATCTCCCGAAATTATTGGCAATGAATTGGGTAATTATATTAGGGAACATAATTCCGATGTGCTTAATTTTAACGTAGTAAAAGGGTTTTTAAATATAGAAATGACCGTCGGCACATGGGTTGACTTTATTAACACAAAAGTTAAAACAGAATCTTATTTACCAACGGATTTGTTTTCTAATTCCAATCCTATTGTTGTCGAGTTTTCTTCGCCTAATACCAATAAGCCTTTGCATTTGGGACATATAAGAAACAACTTGCTTGGCGATTCGCTAAGTAGAATATACGAGGCTGTAGGGCATAAGGTTGTTAGAGTTAATTTGGTGAACGACAGAGGTATACATATTTGCAAAAGCATGCTTGCATGGTTGAAATGGGGAAACGGCGAAACGCCTGAAACATCCGGAATTAAAGGCGACCATTTGGTTGGGAAATATTATGTGCTTTTCGACCAAGAATATAAACTTCAAATCGGCAAGTTAGTTTCCGAAGGCTCAAGTCCTGAAGATGCCGAAAAAAATGCTCCAATAATATTAGAAGCACAAGAAATGTTGCGTAAGTGGGAAAACAACGATAAAGAAGTGCGTGAATTGTGGCAGACTATGAACTCGTGGGTGTACGAAGGCTTTGAGACTACTTACAAAACTATGAATATTGGTTTCGACAAAACCTATTACGAATCGGAAACGTATTTGTTGGGGAAAGAAATTATTGAAAAAGGATTGTCTGATGGAGTTTTTCATAAGCGTCCTGACGGTTCGGTGTGGATTGACCTGCAAGATGAAAATTTAGACGAAAAACTACTGCTCAGAAGCGACGGCACTTCCGTTTATATGACTCAAGACATAGGAACTGCTTTACAAAGACACGATGAGTATAATCCCGAAAAACTGATTTATGTTGTCGGCAACGAGCAAGAGTATCATTTTCAGGTGCTTAAAGTTATTCTTAAAAAATTAGGATACCAGTGGTGGCAGAAAATAGAACACTTTTCTTACGGAATGGTTGAACTTCCTGCAGGCAAAATGAAATCGCGTGAAGGTACGGTTGTTGATGCCGACGATTTAATGGATGAAATGTTTGCAACAGCCGAACAAACTGCTGCAGAATTAGGAAAAGCCGATTTTGAAAGCGAAGAAGTAGCTCAAGAACACTACAAAATGATAGGATTGGCAGCTCTAAAATATTTCATTTTAAAAGTCGATCCACGCAAAAATATGCTTTTCAATCCCGCCGAGTCTATTGATTTTAACGGAAATACAGGAACATTTATCCAATATACTCACGCAAGGATTCGTTCGGTTTTACGAAAATCGGAAATTGATGTTAGCTCGTTGAAAGTAAAAGACATAGAATCTTTTGCCGAAATTGAAAAACGCTTATTGATTAAAGTTTACGACTTTCCGACAACAGTTAAACTATCGGCACTGCAACAAAGTCCGGCTTTGATTTGTAACTACGCTTACGATTTAGCTTCAACCTATAATCAATTCTACCACGAGTGCAATATATTACGCGAGCAAAACGAATCGGTTATGGAGTTCCGATTGGTAATTTCGCATTGCGTAGCACAAACCATAAAACAAGCTATGAACTTGTTAGGAATAGACGTACCCGAACAGATGTAG
- the rpmB gene encoding 50S ribosomal protein L28 translates to MSRVCDLTGKKAIVGNKVSHSNIKTKRKFYPNLQKKRFYIPEEDRWITLKVSTSVLRTINKKGISAVLKEAKQQGLVL, encoded by the coding sequence ATGTCAAGAGTTTGTGACTTAACAGGAAAGAAAGCAATTGTAGGGAATAAAGTTTCTCACTCGAATATAAAAACCAAACGTAAATTTTATCCAAATTTACAAAAGAAACGTTTCTATATTCCGGAAGAAGATAGATGGATAACTCTAAAAGTTTCAACATCTGTTCTTCGTACAATTAATAAAAAAGGCATAAGCGCTGTTTTAAAAGAAGCTAAACAACAAGGGTTGGTACTTTAG
- the pyrB gene encoding aspartate carbamoyltransferase — MKGKSLISITDYNKDEYLKILEIASSFKANPRQRLLDNYVVASLFFEPSTRTRLSFETAANRLGARVVGFSESGSTSLRKGESLKDTIRMVSSYADIIVMRHPVDGASRWASEVSSVPVINAGDGSNQHPTQCLLDLYSIKETQGTLDNLNIALVGDLKYGRTVHSLVEAMSNFNTTFQLVSPLELKLPRVVKMHIKNNNLTYTQHVDINEAMPTADIVYMTRIQKERFNDPMEYEKVKNSYSLTASMLGPSKPNMKILHPLPRVNEINEDVDNTTQAYYFKQAENGVYVRQALLAAILGVIE; from the coding sequence ATGAAAGGTAAAAGTTTAATATCTATCACCGATTACAACAAAGACGAATATTTAAAAATACTTGAAATAGCATCTTCATTTAAAGCAAACCCAAGACAAAGATTGTTGGACAATTACGTTGTTGCCTCGCTATTTTTTGAGCCGTCAACCAGAACCCGACTGAGTTTTGAAACCGCCGCCAATAGGCTTGGGGCTCGTGTTGTCGGCTTTTCGGAAAGTGGTTCAACAAGTTTAAGGAAAGGCGAATCGCTTAAAGACACAATAAGAATGGTAAGTAGCTACGCCGACATTATCGTGATGCGACATCCTGTAGATGGAGCTTCGCGTTGGGCTAGCGAAGTATCGTCAGTTCCGGTAATCAATGCAGGCGACGGTTCTAATCAGCACCCAACACAGTGCCTATTAGATTTGTACAGCATTAAAGAAACTCAAGGCACACTTGATAACCTAAATATTGCTCTTGTCGGCGACTTGAAATACGGCAGAACTGTACACTCCCTAGTTGAAGCTATGAGCAACTTTAATACAACTTTTCAGCTTGTATCTCCTTTAGAACTGAAATTGCCGAGAGTTGTTAAAATGCATATAAAAAATAACAACTTAACATATACTCAACATGTTGATATAAATGAAGCTATGCCAACAGCCGATATTGTGTACATGACCAGAATTCAGAAAGAGCGATTCAACGATCCTATGGAGTACGAAAAGGTTAAAAACAGTTACTCTCTTACTGCATCAATGCTAGGACCTAGCAAACCCAACATGAAAATTCTGCACCCGCTTCCACGTGTCAACGAAATCAACGAAGACGTTGATAATACAACACAAGCATATTATTTTAAACAAGCAGAAAATGGTGTTTACGTCAGACAAGCTCTTCTGGCAGCTATTTTGGGCGTTATTGAATAA
- a CDS encoding mechanosensitive ion channel yields MFESLSNSFREWLIRIGVGESTAIFIESITDFILILIIAVVAYYITKTVIRAVVYRIARKTTNNWDDILVEEKVFNSISMLVPGLIVLNTINATLIEHAGIIRLAERTTLIYLAIIVVMIFFRFLNGFERIYNQRENADRHPIRSVIQVLKFFIFAFAVIFIISIFLKLSPRGIIGGLGAGSAIAMLVFKDPILGFVGGIQLSLNNMVGIGDWISVPSKGVDGDVEEIGLTTVKVRNFDKTIVSIPTYNLITDAFQNYRPMQELDVRRMKRSVNIDVSSIKFCTNEDLEKYSKIALIKDYITEKQKEIDEYNAEKEVDTTQKINGRRQTNIGVFRAYLTAYIHNHEAISKDYTRMVRQQQPTSTGVPVEVYAFIDTAVWVDYEAIQSDVFDHILAIIPFFDLRLYQFPIGYAEGN; encoded by the coding sequence ATGTTCGAGAGTTTATCAAATAGTTTTAGAGAATGGTTGATACGAATAGGTGTTGGCGAGTCAACAGCTATTTTTATTGAGTCAATTACAGATTTTATTCTTATACTTATTATAGCTGTAGTAGCTTATTATATAACCAAAACAGTAATAAGAGCCGTTGTTTATCGTATTGCTCGCAAGACGACCAACAATTGGGACGATATATTGGTTGAGGAAAAGGTGTTTAACAGCATTTCTATGTTAGTTCCGGGCTTAATAGTTTTAAATACTATTAATGCCACCTTGATTGAGCATGCCGGAATAATAAGACTTGCAGAAAGAACAACACTGATATATTTAGCTATTATTGTTGTTATGATATTTTTCAGGTTTTTAAACGGCTTTGAAAGAATATACAATCAGAGGGAAAATGCAGATAGGCACCCAATAAGAAGCGTAATACAGGTTTTAAAGTTTTTCATATTCGCTTTTGCGGTTATTTTTATAATTTCAATATTTTTAAAACTAAGTCCGAGAGGTATTATAGGAGGTTTGGGAGCAGGTTCTGCAATAGCAATGTTGGTTTTTAAAGACCCGATATTAGGCTTTGTTGGTGGTATTCAGTTGTCGTTAAACAATATGGTTGGCATTGGCGACTGGATTTCAGTACCTAGCAAGGGTGTTGACGGCGATGTGGAAGAAATTGGTCTAACTACTGTTAAAGTCAGAAATTTTGATAAAACAATAGTTAGTATTCCAACATACAATCTAATTACCGATGCATTTCAAAACTACCGACCCATGCAAGAATTAGATGTAAGGCGTATGAAACGTTCGGTTAATATTGATGTTTCAAGCATTAAGTTTTGCACCAACGAAGATCTTGAAAAATACAGTAAGATAGCCCTTATTAAAGATTATATAACCGAAAAGCAAAAAGAAATAGACGAATACAACGCCGAAAAAGAAGTTGATACAACTCAGAAAATTAACGGTAGGCGTCAGACCAACATAGGAGTTTTCAGAGCTTATTTAACTGCTTACATTCACAATCATGAGGCAATAAGCAAGGATTATACGAGGATGGTCAGACAGCAGCAACCGACTTCTACAGGAGTTCCTGTTGAAGTTTACGCATTCATCGATACGGCAGTTTGGGTCGATTACGAAGCTATACAATCGGATGTATTCGACCATATTTTGGCAATTATTCCATTCTTCGACCTACGTTTGTATCAGTTCCCGATAGGATATGCGGAGGGTAATTAG
- a CDS encoding diacylglycerol kinase family lipid kinase codes for MKQNVVFIVNPKAGVIPKNKSFIDFVTETAFPASKFNVEVKMTSYQGNAKELAEEAKSNGADIVVSVGGDGTLNEIATNLVGSDVSLGIVPAGSGNGLAHYLKIPSLLSQSLRVISAGKTKKIDVGKVNDNMFLSIAGVGFDAHVANLFQHQKIRGLISYLKVILQEYPTYEPKYYDIKIDDKTIIRKEALMVVVANSNQFGFNAKIAPKARIDDGLLNLCVFDKIPHTEILTVLYSLTRGKKIKKYASYYKVRNVSIVAEDPSVVNIDGDPISMEMPLNYSVLKRKLKIIVP; via the coding sequence ATGAAGCAAAATGTTGTTTTTATTGTAAACCCAAAGGCTGGAGTTATTCCTAAGAATAAATCGTTCATAGATTTTGTTACCGAAACTGCTTTTCCTGCCAGCAAATTTAATGTTGAAGTAAAAATGACATCATATCAGGGTAATGCCAAAGAATTGGCTGAGGAAGCCAAAAGTAATGGTGCCGATATTGTTGTATCGGTTGGGGGAGACGGAACTCTTAATGAAATAGCTACTAATCTCGTTGGTAGCGATGTTTCGCTAGGAATTGTTCCGGCAGGTTCGGGAAACGGATTGGCACATTATCTTAAAATACCTTCGTTGCTGTCGCAATCGTTACGTGTGATTTCTGCAGGCAAAACCAAAAAAATAGATGTTGGTAAAGTTAATGACAATATGTTTTTAAGTATAGCAGGTGTCGGCTTTGATGCTCACGTTGCGAACCTGTTTCAACATCAAAAAATAAGAGGATTAATTTCGTACTTAAAAGTTATTTTGCAAGAATATCCTACTTACGAACCTAAATATTATGATATAAAAATAGATGATAAAACTATTATCAGGAAAGAAGCGTTGATGGTTGTGGTAGCCAACAGCAATCAGTTTGGATTTAATGCCAAAATTGCACCCAAAGCAAGGATAGACGATGGTTTGTTAAATTTATGCGTTTTTGACAAAATACCACACACCGAAATTCTGACAGTATTATATTCACTCACTAGAGGCAAAAAGATAAAAAAGTATGCAAGCTATTACAAGGTTAGAAATGTTAGTATAGTTGCCGAAGACCCTTCGGTAGTGAATATTGACGGCGACCCTATAAGTATGGAAATGCCTTTAAACTATTCGGTATTGAAAAGAAAACTTAAAATAATAGTCCCGTAA
- a CDS encoding aspartate carbamoyltransferase regulatory subunit, with product MKVKLSVSAIENGTVIDHIPATNVFRVIRILNLEFDTQHQLLFGDNLRSQKYGKKGLIKVSDKFFEDKEINKIAIVAPTATIIEIRNYEVVSKKQVEVPNEIINIARCVNPNCITNIENITPHLRIIDSKEMRLQCHYCEKITTQKNLSFI from the coding sequence ATGAAAGTAAAACTCAGTGTTAGTGCAATAGAAAACGGAACTGTTATAGACCACATTCCGGCAACCAACGTTTTTAGAGTTATAAGGATATTAAATTTAGAATTTGATACCCAGCACCAACTTTTATTTGGCGACAACCTTAGAAGCCAAAAGTACGGTAAAAAAGGACTTATTAAAGTTAGCGATAAGTTTTTTGAAGATAAAGAAATTAATAAAATTGCAATAGTCGCACCAACAGCTACAATTATCGAAATAAGAAACTATGAAGTTGTAAGTAAAAAACAAGTAGAAGTTCCGAATGAAATAATTAATATCGCCAGATGCGTTAATCCGAATTGTATTACAAACATAGAAAATATTACGCCACATCTAAGAATTATCGATTCGAAAGAAATGCGACTTCAATGCCATTATTGCGAAAAAATAACTACACAAAAAAACTTGTCTTTTATTTAA
- a CDS encoding TrmH family RNA methyltransferase, producing MNITSASNPRIKYILQLQKDSKLRRTEGKFVVEGYREIYRALASGYVMDTLYICDEIIEGSKIDEIRKFENRINNHVQVSRSVFNRVAYRNDVEGVFAVAKTKSHDISQLHFPENPLLLVAQSIEKPGNVGAVLRTCDAVGVDAVILCDSVSDLYNPNTIRSSLGCVFSLPIAVTSSKEAISFLTDKKIQINSAFISDDAISCYSVNYKNASAIVVGSEADGLSADWSGCSTNKIMIPMNGIADSLNVSVSAAVILFEAYRQRVHDK from the coding sequence ATGAACATTACATCAGCATCAAATCCGCGTATAAAATATATATTGCAATTACAAAAAGACTCAAAGTTAAGAAGGACAGAAGGTAAGTTTGTTGTAGAGGGCTACAGAGAAATATACAGGGCATTGGCTTCGGGCTATGTGATGGATACCTTATACATTTGCGACGAAATAATTGAGGGTAGCAAAATTGATGAAATTAGAAAGTTTGAAAATCGCATCAATAACCATGTGCAAGTCTCTCGTTCGGTATTTAATCGTGTTGCGTACCGCAACGATGTGGAAGGAGTTTTTGCCGTAGCTAAGACAAAAAGTCATGATATTAGCCAATTGCATTTTCCCGAAAACCCACTTTTGTTGGTTGCACAATCTATTGAAAAGCCGGGCAATGTCGGAGCCGTTCTCCGCACCTGCGATGCTGTAGGTGTTGATGCTGTCATCCTTTGCGATTCTGTTTCTGATTTGTACAATCCTAATACTATAAGGTCTAGTTTAGGTTGTGTGTTTTCTTTGCCAATAGCTGTAACTTCGTCAAAAGAAGCAATTAGTTTTTTAACCGACAAGAAAATTCAAATAAATTCGGCTTTTATTTCCGACGATGCCATTTCCTGCTATTCTGTCAACTATAAAAACGCATCTGCCATTGTTGTAGGTTCCGAAGCTGATGGTTTAAGTGCCGACTGGTCGGGGTGTAGTACTAATAAAATAATGATACCTATGAATGGCATCGCCGATTCGTTGAACGTGTCGGTTAGTGCTGCGGTAATATTATTTGAGGCTTATCGTCAGCGTGTACACGACAAATAA